Within the Epinephelus lanceolatus isolate andai-2023 chromosome 22, ASM4190304v1, whole genome shotgun sequence genome, the region CTGGCTGTCCGTCACTGTTCTTTAAAATCCTGCAGGACCATGAAGATGTGTTCTGTAGCACATCAATAAAATGTTTCATCTTTCTTACTCTTCTGCTGCTCTGAAGAGAAATCCACCAGCAGGATGAAGACAGAACTGGTTCTTGTGTTGGAGAATGATGCCGAGCTGGAACGTTTCAAACTGATGCAGATTCAAACTAATGCAGCTGAGTTCATGGTGGATTTGTACTGTCATTGATTCAATGATCCACGtgatgtttttccttttacagAACGTGTTTTATGTCAGAAGAACTAAAGTCAGAGTAGCTGCACAGTGTTAAACCTTTTATAGTCTTTTtggaataaagataaataaaaatgttgctgtttgcaTTTTTGTCTGAGCATTTTTTCAGTGGTTGAAATAAATCACCAAATGACATCATGAACATTTTACTGTGTGTTATTAACTGTCCTTCTTTcactgtgtgtgagctgagtgaaAAGCTCTGAGTTGCTAACAGGTGTATTAATGACAAAGAGCAGCCGAGGGAGCTCTTGTTGTTTAGAAATGCTCACCTGTCTGCAGGTTACAGCTGTGATCATTTAGACCATCAGGCTCTTTAAATGTTCCTGATGATCACAAACACCTTATGCTGTTAGTTTATCTGAGAGATTCCCTTTGTCCTGCATTACAACAGTATGCACTTAATCCAACTAAAACAACAATGGCCAGGTATCAGGGAGAAGACATAACGGATATCTAATGAGGCGAGAATGTTTGGAGCCCAGACATTTGTCCTCCTTCTTGGTTTTCCTCTTGGTCGTTGCTGTGATTTACTGTAAAGAACCACTGATCAGCTGTCTCGTGTCTCTGCATCAGCATTAATGAGGTGCTTTGCATTGACCATTTATGGCAGGACATGAGGCTGGTCCAGGTGTGGACAGTTCCAAGGTAATGTGGGATTTATAAAAGAAAATAGTGCACAAAGAGGCGTACGCACGCTTGTATAAATCAGAGTATTGTTTGGGCATAGGTACATTTCCTCATTGGTACTTAGGCAAACATTTAGTGTGGATTGTGCGCACAGTTTTCTACATGAGGCCCCAGGTATGGCTGCTAGAGGAGGAGGCTGTTTGGAtgttacagcagcaacatcAGGTTGGAAATAGATGATTTTACATTCAAGCTACTTTGTGAAACCTCCACAGGAGAGTGAAGTTCAAACTGTATTATATTTGATTCAGTGCTGATAGTTTTGCTCTCTCTGTGCTTAGCTTAAGCTGCACACAGGACATGTATAAAGACATCTTTAAAACATTGAATGGATCAGTGAGCACACTAGTAACAATGACACAATGAACAATGAAggcaacaacacacagagatCAATAAAAACTGTCTTTACTATAAGACCTTATTAAAAGAAAGACTTTTCATTGTAACTTTGAAGAATTTGAGGAATTCaagaaataatataaataaataaatatataaaagcaACAAATGTTCAATAAACAAGTATTTCTGGTGCTTAAATCAGAATTTGGAGTGAGACAGTCTCAGAGTTTAAGAGTTAAATCTGGATCAGTGCTCTGATGACTCATTCACAGAGGAGAGTccgacacagagacacacacatcacaacaggcAGATGTGAAGAGTCTTCAGTTCACATCATCATCAACTTTCACAGATTGTTTGCAGTCATTTTACTCATGTGTGGTGTGTAAAGCATTAAagctgttgctatggttacctgttggtgtgtttgatgtgtccTGATATACAGTTTTATCACCTGACAGTCAGTGTGAACGTCAcgttttctgtgtctctgtggtatAAAATGTAATTCTAACAGTTTTGTCTCCATAACATTCCTGATCAAACTGTTTCCTCTCATCATCTGATGAACTTTTCTTTAATCCTCCACTGGAGTGTGAGTACAAATCTTGTTTTCTGGACTGAAGGTGAATTaatacacagaaacaaacactcagtagagctgctgctgccagtcCACAGTAAAGGCCGATCCTTCCTCGACTCTCTGGCTGTGGACGACTTGTTGTGTTTGGTGTCTGAGGTTCAGGTCGATCCCTCGCTGCTGTAAAGAGACCAAACAAATCTGTGTCATTCATGTGAAGAAAAACAATTCACTATAAAAGAAAGTGTAAGTGTAAGTGTAAGGATTGTGGATTGTAGAAGTCGACAACACGTCTCCTCTCAGGTTCTTATTCATCTAGAAAATCTGCTGAATTGAACCTGTTAATAAAGTTTCACTGAATCAACTTACCAGTGACATTGAGCCGACATGTAGCAGAGTTCCTCCCATACTTTGTGAGCACATCACACATATACAGTCCTGAGTCATTAGTCCTGAGTCTggacacatgaagtctgagtcgTCCCTCTCTGAGGACGTCTTTGTCACACTGGACTCGTCCTGTAAACTGTTCATCCTGAGACTCTGGGACCTCAACACCTCCATGTAGATTAAACAGACCTGAGGCGCTGAGATCAGTTAACAGTTCACAGTAGATAAAAAGGGAGTGGAGGGAGCTGCCAGTTTTAGTTGTGAACATCCACTCAAGTGTGATGTTGTGGTTCTCCTGTGCCTgataggaggtctgtgtcacattgactacaaatgttcctgttgaggagacagagagggaaagtgaggagcagacaaagtgacaactttaacatgtgagcctttaaactccatctatagatgtttgtgtgcagagtttgactgattgactgaataACAGTGTGCTCTTATTTAGAACAAAGCTGGAAGGCTGCAAAACTAAAGAGCTGAAAGATACCACAGGTAATACATGATAGCAAAAATCAACAGTCTGACAGTGTGTTTAGTCTTTAGTGTTTGTGGATAATAAAGTGAAGGtgtaaactaaccacagacacaggaggtcaggttgatgagcagcaggatgatgcacatcatcttctccctgtgagaggagacagaggctCTATGTTGGATTATTTGAAATGAGAAATGTTCTAGACAACACAGTGAACCCTTTTCTACCATACATTAAATATTGGAAACGATatattgatgacatttttttcctatgGAACGGGTCACTAGAACAACTCATAGAGTTCACAAACTGGTTGAACAGTAGGAGTGAATCACTCACTTTTAAACTAGAACATGATAACCAGACTGTCAACTTTCTAGATctatgcattaaaaaaagagaataacAAATTGATCACAGACCTCTTTAGAAAACCCACAGATAGGAACAACCTTCTACATAGGGATAGCTACCATCCACAGTATATGAAAGATGCTATCCCAGTGAGTCAGTTCCATAGATTGAAAAGAATTTGTGATACAAAGGAGTCATTTGATAACCAAGTGAGCATAATGAAATCACGCTTCAAGGAAAGAGGGTATGAAGATAAATGTTTAGACGCAGCTCTACAAAAAGTGATAACAAGACCACAAGGTGATAGAAAGACAAAAGATAAATCCTCAGCAGTGTGTGTTCTCAACTTCACTGACAGATCATATGAGCTAAAACATTCTATCAGAAAACACTGGCACATTCTTTCAAGTGATCCAGACGTCGGCCATTTATTTGAGACACCATCTAGAATCACCTTTCGTCGTGGAAAgaatttaaaagacaaattaGTGCATGCCGACTGCCTGTTTGAAAAACCTAAGAGTGGCCTTCCTACTCTTGATGGTAATTATAAATGTGGGCGGTGTGCACGGTGCAACGGCACCATTAAATGTGACACATTTACGCACCCTctaactggaaaaaaatataaaataagagGAGTCATCACATGCTCAACAACAGGTGTTATCTATTTAAATGCACTTGCTCTAAGGCCTATGTGGGAATGACAACAAGAGCATTAAAAGTTCGAATATCTGAACATCGTTCGGCTATTCGTAACAACAACAACCTGGATAACCCTTTAGCAGTCCACTTTAAACAAGTCAATCATCCAATCACAGCATTTAGGTATTGTGGAATTGAAAAAGTGGTCTTGTCTAGACGTGGAGGTGATCTAAAAGAAGCACTTCTCAGACGAGAAGCCTTTTGGATCACGGAACTCCagacgtgtgtgtttgtaaaagaGTAGTTTTGATATTGTAAATAGTGAGTCAGGTTTatgattaaatgtttttctatttttcttgaGAGTGACAGGTTGACTGGTATTGGTGCTCTATTTGATGCATTTGTCTTGATTTTtgagtgtatatatatatatgtgtgtgtattttagccTCATTGTCTGATGTGTGTTGTTACTTGGGAGTATGTATtccacatttaaaatgtttgaatcccttcccctttttttctctcacccCCTGCATTCATAGTGAGGTGAGATGTGGTGAAGTCACTGTCTTAACGACTGATGATGACAAACACCTGTGACCACCTAATTACATTGAGCTGGTGGTGTTTAAAAGGGAGCCACACCACAGATGCATTTTATGTCCTGATGAAGGTCCATGCTTGACCGAAACgttgatgaataaataaagcagaGTAAAAGTGAGTGCAGGAGTcatcttttctttaaaagcacaaGTCCAAGGGGATCAACTCCTAgcaccacaaaaaaacagtgaGAATGTGCATGTTAATTGAACTTTGACAACTTTAACATGTGAGCCTTTAAACTCCATCTAtagatgtttgtgtggagagtttgactgattgactgaataACAGTGTGCTCTTATTTAGAACAGAGCTGGAAGGCTGCAAAACTAAAGAGCTGAAAGATACCACAGGTAATACATGATAGCAAAAATCAACAGTCTGACAGTGTGTTTAGTCTTTAGTGTTTGTGGATAATAAAGTGAAGGtgtaaactaaccacagacacaggaggtcaggttgatgagcagcaggatgatgcacatcatcttctccctgtgagaggagacagaggtgaagagtcacaaacacatgacatcaaagttcacttattccaggtgacacagagacaatctACAGTCTGTCTTTAGTCATCACAATACtcctttgtatttattatcCTGATTATCACACACAACTGATGGACACCAGGCATCAGCACTAAAAACTATGTCAACTACAACCACAGCAATGGAAAGCTTATTTGTTCTCCTGCACACATGTAGGCCTGACTTTTCAAAGAACAAAAGCTGCAGTAATATATTTCTGACACAAGATGGCGCCAGTGGTTAAAGTCAATGAGTGCTCTCCTAGCAGCAGGTGAATGGGACTTGTTGGTGACTGAGGAGTCCTCTGGACTGTCTCTGACTTCTCACAGACTGAGGACACACTTTGAGTGCTAAAAGGTCaaacaccaaaaacatgttCAAGTCAGGACTGACTCCTTATTATCAGGAGTTTCTCTTTACTCAACCAGTTAGGAGCTACTTTAAGCTTTAGGATGGATGTTGTGTGAATATGAGGCAGGAGTGCAGAAAATCCTAAAGTGTGAACCTGCAGCTCAGATAAACATGTTCCATGAGTCAATGTGCCTGCATATAAAGGAAAGAGaatcaaagtgcaaataaaGCTGTCAAGTGAATtctatgaaatgaaaataaatgctgtgCTCCCTTATAAACAATAGAcaagagaaaatattcaaagtTAAAGACAAATAGAAAGTGTGTCTCTTTCCtaaatgttgcagctgttgTTTAAAGTCACATAGAGGAGCTTTTTAGGTGGATCAGCTTTTAGGATGATCTGTCTTCAATCAATCACATGTCTGTTAAAGTGTTGCTGAATTGTCTCTTTACTGAGAGAAGCCAGCACATTATTATCTGTTAACATCTTGTCTAATCCACCAATCCTCACATAGGAAATCTGTACAACAGGATTCACATCATGACAAcaccaacatcaacacattcacACGTTACCTTGGATGGCTTCAGTCATGGGACGATCTGTGTGTAAAGACGACAAAATTTACTTGTGTTTGAGTCAAAGCTTGTCTTTCAATACAGAGTCAGTACACAGCGCAGAGCCTATTGTGGAGAGTGATTGAGAGATCTTCAGTGAGCGCAGGAGGCTATTGCTGCGGTTTCACTTCCTAGATATTTCTTTTCGTAGAATTGTAGAGGAATGTACCGCTTTCccgcctctgattggctagaagGGCTCTCCTCCGATTGGTTATTTGATTTGGCCGTGAAACGTCATCTCTCTCGTTTCACGGCCAAATCAAATAACCAATCGGAGGAGATCCCgtctagccaatcagaggcggGAAAGGCGGTACCTTCCTCTACAATTCTACGAAAAGAAATATCTAGGAAGTGAAACGGCAGCAATAGCCTCCTGCGCTTTACCCAACCTGCCCAGCATCAACAACCCAGACCAAAGCCTGTTAATCAGCAGCCAAAGTCGGCTCCTCAGTCAAATCCCGATCATCTAAGAGTAAACGTCATGACAATAAACCCACACCATAAATATAACATCCAATGTGCGCTCTTAACATCGCTACATTAAATGTCTGTGGTGTTAAATCTGTTGTTTCCAGACAGCTAAAAATCGATTacctgttaaaaacaaatttcgATATCATATGCACTCAAGAAATGAGAATAACCTCTGATGATGAAGATAAGAATGTGTCTGATTTATGGTCCAAGGGTACAAGTATAATTTCAATAGGCGAAAGCAGCGCAGACGGTGTCgggattttctttaaaaatcatgatGTCACTATAATCAAAAGAAGAGACATCATACCTGGTAGACTTGTGATggtagatgttttttttataaaggtgTAAAATACCGAATAATTAATGTGTATACTGCCCCAGAGCGTACTAAGAAAGTTCAGCTCTTTAAGAGGCTTAGGACCCTTCTGTCTGTTGGTTATAATGTTTTATTATGTGGAGATTTCAACACGGTCACTTCTGTAAATGACAAGTGTAGCACCGTACCTTTTAATTTGTCTACTGAAGGGAAACTTCTAAAAGAAATAACTGAGGATTTTAAATTAATAGATGTATGTCGATCACTTAATCCATCAGGTTTTGAATTTACCAGATTCgactccaaaacaaaaacacgtaTCGACAGAATTTATGTCTCATCGAATTTTAAAGTTTATCATTACTCAACGATCCTAAATAACTTCTCTGACCACCTCCTTGTTAAAACATCTGTGTCTTCTGAACCCTCAGTAAACAGAGGTTTCTggaaattaaacacacagtgcTTAAAACATAATCATATTGTAGAAGAATTGAAAAgtgaaatacataaaataactCAATTAAATATCATAACCAAATCTAATATTAAACTATgggaaatattaaaacatagATTAAAAGactttttcaaatttaaatgtAGAGAATTAAATaagctttaaaatgtaaaatatgattCATCAGTTAAACAATACATAcagttaaaacagaaaaaacaaagaaactcaATAGAAGATGACACTACATCTGTCTTAAAGACAGATATTGATAAGTTAAATAATGAATTGTTATATGTAAAGATACTGAAATAGAAAATAGAGGGAATTTGATATACGCACTCAATtcaggacaaaaacaaactcaaagGAAATTTATAGATGGAGATGTAtttcatgatgaaaaaaagaaaagagaggtgGTTAGAGAATTATGTGCAACGTCctataaaaaaaatccacatgtATTCAGGAtgtgttaaattactgttgaaGACTGTACCCAGGTTCTCCTCAGTTAACCTTGATGTTTTAATAGGAGAGATAAAAAGGGATGAGGTAGTTCAGGCTATCCAGCAACTCAATGTTGGAAAGAGCCCTGGACCTGATGGTCTCCC harbors:
- the LOC144459875 gene encoding uncharacterized protein LOC144459875 isoform X1, which gives rise to MMCIILLLINLTSCVCGTFVVNVTQTSYQAQENHNITLEWMFTTKTGSSLHSLFIYCELLTDLSASGLFNLHGGVEVPESQDEQFTGRVQCDKDVLREGRLRLHVSRLRTNDSGLYMCDVLTKYGRNSATCRLNVTAARDRPEPQTPNTTSRPQPESRGRIGLYCGLAAAALLSVCFCVLIHLQSRKQDLYSHSSGGLKKSSSDDERKQFDQECYGDKTVRITFYTTETQKT